Proteins from a genomic interval of Candidatus Bealeia paramacronuclearis:
- a CDS encoding RNA-guided endonuclease TnpB family protein, which yields MLLVHKVELKPNNKQATYFRKACGVARFAYNWALDQWKKQYQNGEKPTEISLRKLLNACKAEEYPWMQEVTKNAPQQAIKNLGSAFNRFFRKQGGYPKFKKKGIRDSFRADNGPPQKGESAIRVTGKKIQIPCLGWVKITENLRFQGQIKSLTISRVADRWFASISVEIDKLPHVRKNQGIVGVDLGITKLATLSNGMVVEGAKAHTALLKKLKRSSRQLSRKDKKSMNFKKHTQKLARLHARIANIRRDYLHKATTDIVLNHHEIGIENLNVKGMSANRKLARHILDQSFYEFRRQLEYKAGLYNAQIFVADRFFPSSKLCHSCGCVYADLKLSERHWTCPHCNQSHDRDVNAALNLQRLCTGSSPETYACGVGSSGSFARQISETTCVESGIQHHA from the coding sequence ATGCTGTTAGTTCATAAAGTAGAATTGAAGCCAAATAATAAGCAGGCGACTTATTTTAGAAAAGCCTGCGGTGTTGCACGCTTTGCTTATAATTGGGCTTTAGATCAATGGAAGAAACAATACCAGAATGGTGAGAAGCCTACAGAAATAAGCCTGCGTAAACTTCTCAATGCTTGTAAGGCGGAAGAATATCCTTGGATGCAAGAGGTCACTAAAAATGCCCCTCAACAAGCCATCAAAAATTTAGGATCAGCTTTTAACCGCTTTTTCCGCAAACAGGGAGGATATCCCAAGTTTAAAAAGAAAGGAATCAGGGATAGCTTTAGAGCGGACAATGGTCCGCCCCAAAAAGGAGAGTCTGCCATTCGTGTGACAGGTAAAAAGATTCAAATTCCTTGTTTGGGATGGGTCAAAATAACAGAGAATTTGAGATTTCAAGGACAAATAAAATCCTTGACGATCTCAAGAGTTGCAGACCGATGGTTTGCATCCATCAGTGTTGAAATAGACAAACTGCCTCATGTACGCAAGAACCAAGGTATTGTGGGTGTGGATTTGGGTATTACAAAACTGGCAACTTTATCCAATGGCATGGTTGTTGAGGGAGCAAAGGCACATACCGCTTTGCTGAAGAAGTTAAAACGATCTTCTCGACAGCTATCTCGTAAAGATAAAAAGAGTATGAATTTTAAAAAGCATACTCAAAAACTGGCACGTCTTCACGCCCGAATCGCTAATATCAGACGTGATTATCTCCATAAGGCAACAACCGATATTGTCCTGAATCATCATGAAATTGGCATTGAAAACCTAAATGTCAAAGGTATGTCAGCGAACAGAAAATTAGCTCGACATATTTTAGATCAGTCTTTTTATGAATTCAGGCGTCAATTGGAATATAAGGCAGGTCTCTATAATGCTCAAATTTTTGTTGCTGATCGGTTCTTTCCGTCAAGCAAGCTCTGCCATAGCTGCGGATGTGTTTATGCGGATTTAAAGTTGTCGGAGAGACATTGGACGTGTCCACATTGCAACCAATCTCATGACAGAGATGTGAATGCAGCCCTTAATTTACAACGTTTATGTACGGGCAGCTCGCCCGAAACTTATGCCTGTGGAGTGGGAAGCTCTGGCTCATTTGCTCGTCAAATAAGTGAAACTACCTGCGTTGAATCAGGAATACAACACCATGCGTAA
- a CDS encoding murein hydrolase activator EnvC family protein → MPVHDTPSNVIPTKTGVHKTQIKRWPPAFVGMNNGCVRALILILATLISPSLFAEDVPENPYVLAQEVQKLEAEIVALEASLKDSEKNQAQLREEISHALPLLIRYARRNPLEFMVRPQEHKNVAKERALIGSLSTKLSRLFTNEKLNFSENSTIRNDILRHLQIKKEALSELVMLHQEYTLAQKEKIAALEKQEHEKITGKKLSVNELLNESQISRGKKPILPASESALPILRLDPPITGKIVGLYDEQMDYSPHSKGIVFEGKKGGLIMAPAHGVVKYVGKFREHDPIAIIDHGEKTTTILIGAESFSVQPGQSIYMGQTLGKLPGYGANAPRLYMEFRHSGKYIDPMPFFSDNASN, encoded by the coding sequence ATGCCAGTGCATGATACCCCCTCTAATGTCATACCCACAAAGACGGGAGTCCATAAAACACAAATCAAAAGGTGGCCCCCCGCCTTCGTGGGGATGAATAACGGGTGTGTGCGTGCTTTAATACTCATATTGGCAACACTCATTTCTCCCTCCCTTTTTGCTGAAGACGTCCCTGAAAATCCTTATGTACTCGCTCAAGAGGTCCAAAAATTAGAGGCTGAAATTGTGGCCCTTGAAGCCAGTTTAAAAGACTCCGAAAAGAATCAGGCTCAACTTCGAGAAGAAATCTCACACGCCCTTCCTCTTTTGATTCGCTATGCACGACGAAATCCTTTGGAATTTATGGTCCGCCCCCAAGAACACAAAAATGTAGCCAAAGAGCGTGCACTCATTGGGTCCCTTAGCACGAAACTAAGCCGACTCTTTACCAATGAGAAACTGAATTTTTCCGAGAATTCCACCATTCGAAATGATATCCTCCGGCATCTCCAAATTAAAAAAGAAGCTCTCTCAGAATTGGTGATGTTGCATCAAGAGTATACTTTGGCTCAGAAAGAAAAAATTGCAGCGCTTGAAAAACAAGAACATGAAAAAATTACAGGCAAAAAACTCTCCGTCAATGAGCTCCTCAATGAAAGTCAAATCTCACGGGGAAAAAAGCCCATACTCCCTGCATCCGAAAGTGCACTTCCAATTTTAAGGCTCGATCCCCCTATCACAGGAAAAATTGTGGGCCTTTATGACGAGCAAATGGATTATAGTCCTCACAGCAAAGGTATTGTCTTTGAGGGCAAAAAAGGGGGACTGATCATGGCCCCAGCCCATGGTGTTGTAAAATACGTAGGCAAATTTCGCGAACATGATCCCATCGCCATCATTGATCATGGCGAAAAAACAACAACCATTTTGATTGGCGCGGAGTCCTTTTCTGTCCAGCCTGGTCAAAGTATTTACATGGGACAAACCTTGGGAAAGCTTCCAGGATATGGCGCAAATGCACCGCGTCTTTACATGGAATTTCGACACAGCGGAAAATACATTGATCCCATGCCATTTTTTAGCGACAATGCATCAAACTAA
- a CDS encoding N-acetylmuramoyl-L-alanine amidase, translating to MDLKSVYSPNFNERIAGSKIEWIIVHYTDTPSIAASLSILTNLEAQVSSHYLVDETGEIYQLVDEEKRAWHAGPDGASYWRGRKSLNSHSIGIEIQNPGHSHGYREFSKPQIEAVLNLCKDIQLRHKLGQDCLWGHSDISPQRKQDPGHLFPWKDFAKEGLGIWPEIDLGDLSGENEKEILQKIGYNPDFPNESIIAFQRHFRPNNFDGILDEETRYLMEVVVRQCEG from the coding sequence ATGGATCTCAAATCCGTTTATTCCCCTAATTTTAATGAGCGTATTGCGGGCTCCAAAATTGAATGGATTATTGTTCATTATACAGACACCCCTTCAATTGCGGCTTCGCTTTCCATTCTCACAAATCTAGAGGCCCAGGTCAGTTCCCATTATCTTGTTGATGAAACTGGTGAGATTTACCAACTGGTGGATGAGGAAAAACGTGCGTGGCATGCCGGACCAGATGGCGCAAGTTATTGGCGGGGGCGCAAAAGTCTCAACAGCCACAGCATCGGTATTGAAATTCAAAATCCAGGACATTCTCATGGATATCGAGAGTTTTCAAAACCTCAAATTGAGGCTGTGCTTAATCTTTGTAAAGACATTCAATTGCGTCACAAACTGGGGCAAGATTGCCTTTGGGGGCACTCGGATATTTCGCCGCAGCGCAAGCAAGATCCGGGACACCTCTTTCCCTGGAAAGACTTTGCAAAAGAAGGGCTCGGGATTTGGCCAGAAATTGATTTGGGAGATCTCAGTGGAGAAAATGAAAAGGAGATCCTTCAAAAAATTGGATATAACCCTGATTTTCCAAATGAGTCCATCATCGCCTTTCAAAGGCATTTTCGGCCAAATAATTTTGACGGGATTTTGGATGAGGAAACACGATATTTGATGGAAGTGGTGGTACGTCAATGTGAAGGGTGA
- a CDS encoding divergent polysaccharide deacetylase family protein, whose product MEGLFEKLNLKKKAASFFSGSLRFLKGPLGRAWTVFLIFVVLLISIAGFLPKNTTISQSAMVALTSSGSEKLVMKPLTPPQDPAFQKYAQPTAVADGAAVAALIITNLGLDPKLLDQAKSSFPKEVTFALNPGSPNLSQLIKDLRADGREVILMVPMEPLDYPQSDPGPNLLLTSINPEDNLGRLRETLKTADGIVGVTNFMGEAFVRSIEHVRPILSLLKEGGYLVMDTTLSEKSEIPPLSTELGMQNLLVKSQSFEDLTDSKFRAAALSNVERLAKRDMSVIAYAPAFPKDVETLSDWSKGLKEKGITLVPLTFAAHYTATPVKDTAAPLH is encoded by the coding sequence ATGGAGGGGCTCTTTGAGAAGCTCAATTTGAAAAAGAAGGCTGCAAGTTTTTTTAGCGGCAGTCTTCGTTTTCTCAAAGGTCCCTTAGGACGGGCTTGGACAGTTTTTTTAATCTTCGTAGTTTTGCTCATTTCAATTGCGGGTTTCCTTCCTAAGAACACCACCATTTCTCAATCTGCAATGGTGGCTTTAACATCTTCAGGTTCTGAAAAACTTGTGATGAAACCACTAACCCCACCACAAGATCCCGCTTTCCAAAAATATGCCCAACCCACAGCTGTTGCAGATGGAGCTGCGGTGGCCGCCCTCATCATCACGAATCTCGGATTAGACCCCAAATTATTAGACCAAGCCAAATCATCATTTCCCAAAGAAGTCACTTTTGCTCTCAATCCAGGCTCCCCCAATTTATCTCAGCTCATTAAAGATCTTCGTGCAGACGGACGAGAGGTCATTCTCATGGTGCCCATGGAACCTTTGGATTATCCCCAAAGCGATCCGGGACCCAACTTACTTTTGACTTCAATCAATCCTGAAGATAATTTGGGACGCCTCAGAGAAACACTCAAAACCGCAGACGGCATTGTGGGGGTGACAAATTTTATGGGGGAAGCCTTTGTGAGATCCATTGAGCATGTCCGCCCCATCCTCTCCCTTTTAAAAGAAGGCGGATATTTAGTGATGGACACGACTCTTTCTGAAAAAAGCGAAATACCTCCCCTTTCAACTGAGTTGGGGATGCAAAATCTTCTCGTCAAATCCCAAAGCTTTGAGGATTTAACAGATTCCAAATTCAGAGCCGCAGCCCTTTCCAATGTCGAACGTTTGGCCAAGCGCGACATGAGCGTAATTGCCTATGCCCCGGCATTTCCAAAGGACGTTGAAACCCTAAGCGATTGGTCAAAGGGTCTGAAGGAAAAAGGAATTACACTCGTGCCTTTAACCTTTGCCGCCCATTATACGGCAACACCTGTGAAAGACACTGCTGCACCGTTACATTAA
- the gpmI gene encoding 2,3-bisphosphoglycerate-independent phosphoglycerate mutase — protein MAGRKPVLLCILDGWGHREESQDNAILNAKTPFWNQAWKTYPHALLEASEDYVGLPHGQMGNSEVGHMSLGSGRIILQDLPRIDKAVAENSIPTLPAFQNFIQDLKASGGACHLLGLFSPGGVHSHEDQILGLAKAVASEDIPVWIHAFLDGRDVPPQSARTSLEKLESFCQENPLVKIATLGGRYYGMDRDHRWERIEKAYDAMVSAKAPHAKSPQTALEDSYKNKVTDEFVIPVVIDDYKGMNAGDGILMGNFRTDRAREILEALLSPRFKGFQRTKFISFTSALGLVEYSENHNHWMKTLFAPDFPKETLGEVISHHGLTQLRIAETEKYAHVTFFFNGGREENFPGEDRILVPSPKVATYDLKPEMSAPEVTDQLVNAIQNQDYDLIVVNYANGDMVGHTGNEAAAIIAVETIDTCLSRIWKAIKDKGGALLITADHGNAEMMYDIAGKCPHTAHTLNPVPFLLLDESQKNVTLRDGKLSDVAPTILEMMGIPQPHAMTGHSLMIQERQVHASA, from the coding sequence ATGGCAGGGAGAAAACCCGTTCTATTATGTATCTTGGATGGCTGGGGTCACCGCGAGGAATCTCAAGACAATGCTATCTTAAATGCGAAAACGCCTTTTTGGAATCAGGCCTGGAAGACCTATCCCCACGCACTTTTAGAAGCCTCCGAAGATTATGTCGGGCTTCCCCACGGTCAAATGGGGAATTCAGAAGTAGGTCACATGAGCTTGGGCTCAGGTCGGATTATCCTTCAAGATCTTCCCCGCATTGATAAAGCCGTTGCTGAAAATTCAATCCCTACCCTTCCCGCGTTTCAGAACTTCATTCAAGATCTCAAAGCCTCAGGTGGTGCTTGCCATTTATTAGGACTTTTTTCACCAGGTGGCGTTCATTCCCACGAAGATCAAATTTTAGGGCTCGCCAAGGCTGTCGCTTCAGAAGACATTCCAGTATGGATACATGCGTTTTTAGATGGGCGCGATGTCCCTCCTCAAAGTGCCCGAACCTCCCTTGAAAAACTTGAGTCATTTTGTCAGGAAAATCCCCTTGTAAAAATCGCAACACTTGGGGGGCGATATTACGGTATGGATCGTGATCACCGTTGGGAACGCATTGAAAAAGCTTATGATGCGATGGTTTCTGCAAAAGCCCCTCATGCAAAATCCCCTCAAACGGCACTTGAAGACAGTTACAAAAACAAGGTAACCGATGAATTTGTTATTCCCGTAGTCATTGACGATTACAAGGGCATGAACGCGGGCGACGGAATTTTAATGGGAAATTTCAGAACAGACCGTGCGCGCGAAATTTTAGAAGCACTTTTGTCCCCCAGATTCAAAGGCTTTCAAAGAACAAAATTTATTTCCTTCACCTCTGCATTGGGCCTTGTTGAATACTCTGAAAATCACAATCATTGGATGAAGACACTCTTTGCCCCAGATTTTCCCAAAGAAACGCTTGGCGAGGTAATAAGTCATCATGGTCTCACACAACTCCGCATTGCCGAAACCGAAAAATATGCTCATGTAACGTTCTTTTTTAATGGCGGCCGGGAGGAAAATTTCCCTGGAGAAGATCGCATCCTCGTCCCATCCCCCAAAGTTGCCACCTACGATTTAAAACCAGAAATGTCAGCTCCCGAAGTAACTGATCAATTAGTCAACGCTATTCAAAACCAGGATTATGATCTCATTGTTGTCAATTATGCCAATGGCGACATGGTGGGCCACACCGGCAATGAAGCGGCCGCCATCATTGCTGTTGAGACAATCGACACTTGCCTTTCCCGAATTTGGAAGGCCATTAAAGACAAAGGTGGTGCACTGTTGATCACAGCCGATCATGGGAATGCGGAGATGATGTATGACATCGCCGGAAAGTGCCCTCATACAGCACACACTCTCAATCCAGTACCATTCTTGCTTTTGGATGAATCACAAAAAAATGTAACCCTTCGCGATGGAAAACTTTCTGATGTGGCGCCCACAATTTTGGAGATGATGGGCATTCCCCAGCCACACGCAATGACTGGACATTCACTGATGATTCAGGAAAGACAAGTCCATGCCAGTGCATGA
- a CDS encoding YceD family protein yields the protein MTIVEFSRILSLEEFRASKVQKSLEATPQECEKLAQRLGLLKLENLKAKVSVSRESSGLIIVEGELEAKIEQECVRTLEPLSTFIRAPFELRFVTQAKSKYMSEENDLSSLDAPEILEEDFLDLGEIVAQSLSLEIDPYLAKMDEIP from the coding sequence ATGACGATAGTTGAGTTTTCAAGAATTCTTTCCCTTGAGGAATTCCGTGCATCAAAAGTTCAGAAATCCCTAGAAGCTACCCCTCAAGAATGTGAGAAGCTGGCGCAACGTTTGGGGTTGCTTAAACTTGAAAATTTAAAAGCCAAAGTGAGCGTTTCCAGAGAAAGCTCAGGGCTCATTATTGTTGAAGGGGAGCTTGAAGCCAAAATTGAACAAGAATGCGTACGGACCCTCGAGCCGCTTTCCACATTTATTAGGGCACCCTTTGAATTGCGGTTTGTAACGCAAGCTAAATCCAAATATATGAGCGAAGAGAACGATCTCTCTAGTCTAGATGCGCCTGAAATTCTCGAGGAAGATTTTCTCGATTTAGGTGAAATTGTGGCCCAATCCTTGTCCTTAGAGATTGACCCGTATCTTGCAAAAATGGACGAGATACCTTAA
- a CDS encoding S41 family peptidase: MIRKNLTYIGFFIFALGIANYSMVADAPKTSTKPSPKTKDAAEAQTIPPINAQLFDEVLGKVRADFVDKVDEDKLLGGALNGMLTALDPHSAYLDPKEYKELQEQTKGEFGGLGIEVTMEDGVVKVVSPIDDTPAFKAGIEAGDLIIMIDKKPVMGLTINQAVDLMRGEPGKKVVLKIKRAHKDPFDVTVTREIIKVQPIKSRVEGNVGYIRISTFGEKTAPMLKDAILDIKKKLGNKLEGFVLDLRNDPGGLLDAAIESADHFLKEGEVVSTRGKDPKNNVSFKAQGEDLAEGYPIVVLINSGSASASEILAGALQDHHRAVVAGTKSFGKGSVQLIIPMVNGGAIKLTVARYYTPSGRSIQATGIEPDIIVEQVANLEKIKEDERIREADFIGALKNEHTPPKPNPEAEEPKDLETEVIDPVTGKKKEEVKDYQLLRAIDIVRAMYLAQKNPSK; the protein is encoded by the coding sequence ATGATACGTAAAAATTTAACATACATCGGCTTTTTTATTTTTGCACTCGGGATTGCAAACTATAGCATGGTTGCAGATGCACCCAAAACTTCCACCAAGCCCTCACCTAAAACCAAGGATGCTGCAGAGGCGCAGACAATCCCGCCCATCAATGCTCAACTTTTTGATGAAGTTTTGGGGAAAGTTCGTGCGGACTTTGTCGATAAAGTTGACGAAGACAAGCTCCTTGGAGGTGCTCTTAATGGCATGCTCACAGCTCTTGACCCTCATTCTGCTTATTTAGATCCCAAGGAATATAAAGAACTTCAAGAGCAAACCAAAGGGGAGTTCGGGGGACTTGGAATCGAAGTCACTATGGAAGATGGCGTTGTTAAAGTTGTCTCTCCTATTGATGACACCCCTGCCTTTAAAGCAGGAATTGAAGCGGGCGATCTCATTATCATGATTGATAAAAAACCCGTTATGGGATTGACCATCAATCAAGCAGTGGACCTCATGCGCGGAGAGCCCGGTAAAAAAGTGGTTCTCAAAATTAAGCGCGCCCATAAAGATCCGTTTGATGTGACGGTCACGCGCGAGATTATTAAAGTTCAACCCATCAAGTCCCGCGTCGAAGGCAATGTTGGCTATATTCGCATCTCAACATTTGGCGAGAAAACAGCCCCCATGCTGAAAGACGCCATTTTGGACATCAAGAAAAAATTGGGCAACAAACTTGAAGGTTTCGTTTTGGACCTCAGAAATGATCCCGGCGGACTTTTGGATGCGGCGATTGAATCTGCCGATCATTTCTTAAAAGAAGGAGAAGTTGTCTCCACCCGCGGCAAAGATCCGAAAAACAACGTTTCGTTTAAAGCACAAGGTGAAGATTTGGCTGAGGGCTACCCCATTGTTGTTTTAATCAACAGTGGATCTGCATCCGCCTCTGAAATTTTGGCGGGTGCTTTGCAAGATCATCACCGCGCTGTAGTTGCAGGTACAAAATCCTTTGGAAAAGGTTCCGTGCAATTGATCATTCCGATGGTCAATGGTGGAGCGATTAAATTGACCGTTGCACGTTATTACACGCCTTCGGGGCGTTCCATTCAAGCAACTGGTATTGAACCCGACATCATCGTCGAGCAAGTCGCTAACCTTGAAAAAATCAAAGAGGATGAACGCATTCGCGAGGCCGATTTCATTGGGGCTTTGAAAAATGAGCACACGCCGCCCAAACCCAATCCAGAAGCGGAAGAACCCAAAGATCTCGAAACAGAGGTCATTGATCCTGTAACTGGCAAAAAAAAGGAAGAGGTCAAGGATTACCAACTTTTGCGCGCAATTGATATCGTCAGAGCCATGTACCTGGCGCAAAAGAATCCCTCCAAATAA
- a CDS encoding IS607 family transposase, with protein sequence MDKLLSIREASRILGVSNGTLRRWEKESRLVPERTAGGQRRYPLSALRPHLVRTEKIDRKTLCYARVSSHDQRQDLERQKQVLEMYCAAQGWKFETIADLGSGMNYNKKGLKILISAILDREAGRLVLTHKDRLLRFGAELIFSICEMNQVEVVIINQGKEPSFEEELAKDVLEIITVFSARLYGARSKKNKKLLEGLKEAYDAVSS encoded by the coding sequence ATGGATAAGTTATTGAGTATCAGAGAAGCCAGTCGTATTCTTGGAGTGTCAAATGGCACATTAAGGCGATGGGAAAAAGAGAGTCGCCTTGTTCCCGAAAGAACAGCGGGAGGACAAAGACGTTATCCTTTATCTGCCTTGCGCCCTCATCTTGTTCGCACTGAAAAGATAGATAGAAAAACGCTTTGCTATGCTCGTGTTTCCAGTCACGATCAACGGCAGGATTTGGAAAGACAAAAACAAGTCCTTGAGATGTATTGTGCAGCTCAAGGTTGGAAGTTTGAGACCATTGCGGATCTTGGCAGTGGTATGAATTACAACAAAAAGGGTCTGAAGATCCTGATTAGTGCCATTTTAGACAGAGAAGCAGGTCGATTGGTTTTAACCCATAAAGACAGGCTGTTAAGATTTGGAGCAGAATTAATCTTTTCCATTTGTGAGATGAATCAGGTAGAAGTTGTGATTATCAATCAAGGGAAAGAACCCTCTTTTGAAGAGGAACTCGCCAAAGATGTGTTGGAAATTATCACTGTTTTTTCGGCCAGATTGTATGGTGCGAGAAGTAAAAAGAACAAGAAATTATTGGAAGGTCTGAAAGAAGCCTACGATGCTGTTAGTTCATAA
- a CDS encoding outer membrane protein assembly factor BamE, translating into MLHTKRSSSLLASLFLSFSLLGCAQVDVHGHHIDPETLDTIEMGKTTKEEVVEILGTPASVATFQDNTWYYISEKTRRTVSFMKPDVLESRTVILSFDDKGRVKDIQEKGAQDKKVVAHVGRSTPTAGRSFGFFEQLLGNVGRLGKPDQDELEK; encoded by the coding sequence ATGCTTCATACTAAACGATCATCATCACTTCTCGCCAGCTTATTTTTAAGCTTTTCTCTTTTGGGATGTGCCCAAGTCGATGTCCACGGCCACCATATCGACCCTGAGACTTTAGACACAATTGAAATGGGAAAAACCACAAAAGAAGAAGTTGTTGAGATTTTAGGCACCCCCGCCTCCGTTGCCACATTCCAAGACAATACTTGGTATTATATCTCGGAAAAAACACGGCGTACGGTGTCTTTCATGAAACCAGATGTGTTGGAAAGTCGCACTGTTATTCTTTCTTTTGATGACAAAGGGCGCGTCAAAGACATTCAAGAAAAAGGAGCCCAAGATAAAAAAGTTGTGGCCCATGTCGGACGCTCTACTCCAACCGCCGGAAGATCTTTTGGATTTTTCGAACAACTTTTGGGCAACGTCGGTCGCCTCGGAAAACCTGATCAGGATGAGCTTGAAAAGTAA
- a CDS encoding ubiquinol-cytochrome C chaperone family protein yields MPGLLQTVNRLINGNSSSDSPNLENVYFYYSEIVSQARNPVFYERLGVPDTLEGRFDCISLHMALALIVLKFKSGETNRFSQDLFDLFFADVDRNLREIGVGDLSVGRQVKKLASNFYGVLAAYEGCLQNPTLFASALERNLFGAQKADPLTYILLGAYMQDSVKRLTQVFSTRTKTPIEWPELR; encoded by the coding sequence ATGCCGGGCCTTCTGCAGACTGTCAATCGTTTGATCAATGGGAACTCATCTTCTGATTCGCCTAATCTTGAAAACGTATATTTTTACTATTCTGAGATTGTGTCTCAAGCGAGGAATCCTGTTTTTTATGAACGCCTGGGGGTGCCGGATACACTTGAGGGGCGATTTGATTGTATTTCTCTTCATATGGCTTTGGCCCTGATAGTTTTGAAATTCAAGAGCGGGGAGACTAATCGTTTTTCCCAAGACTTATTTGACCTCTTTTTTGCTGATGTGGATCGTAACCTTCGCGAAATTGGGGTGGGGGATTTAAGCGTGGGGCGACAAGTTAAAAAACTTGCCAGTAATTTTTATGGAGTTCTTGCAGCTTATGAAGGGTGCCTTCAAAATCCAACATTGTTTGCCTCAGCCCTGGAGCGTAATCTTTTTGGGGCGCAAAAAGCTGATCCCCTCACATACATACTTTTGGGAGCTTATATGCAGGATAGTGTGAAGAGGTTGACGCAAGTTTTTTCTACGCGTACAAAAACTCCAATTGAATGGCCTGAATTGAGGTAA
- a CDS encoding RNA pyrophosphohydrolase: MINQDEDFDWDPNYRLGVGMMLVNQKNQVFLGQRRDNKDDAWQMPQGGITLHEDPDHAMLRELVEEIGTRNVEIIVKSKSWYKYNLPDELANRLWRGRYKGQQQLWYALRFRGKDHEININTYHPEFSKWQWFEKYQVLDLIVPFKRSLYRQVFEDLWPFVEKHPKD, from the coding sequence ATGATAAATCAGGATGAAGACTTCGACTGGGACCCCAATTATCGCTTAGGCGTGGGCATGATGTTGGTAAATCAAAAGAACCAAGTTTTTTTGGGTCAACGTCGGGACAATAAAGATGATGCATGGCAAATGCCACAAGGCGGGATTACTCTTCATGAGGATCCTGACCATGCGATGCTACGCGAACTTGTGGAAGAAATCGGAACGCGCAACGTTGAGATTATCGTAAAATCCAAATCCTGGTATAAATATAATCTTCCTGATGAGTTAGCAAATCGCCTCTGGCGCGGTCGATACAAAGGACAACAGCAACTCTGGTATGCGCTGAGATTCCGCGGGAAAGATCACGAAATCAATATTAATACCTATCATCCCGAATTTTCAAAATGGCAATGGTTCGAAAAATACCAGGTCCTGGATCTTATCGTGCCTTTTAAACGCTCTCTTTACAGACAAGTGTTTGAGGATCTTTGGCCTTTTGTCGAAAAGCATCCAAAGGATTAG
- a CDS encoding toxin-antitoxin system YwqK family antitoxin, with translation MKSDHMEESQIKEGSLGPIDAPEHPALQDIHFIDKLPKKRIFGENLEGKLTGVVEHYDDLGNLASVQNFIDGKLNGEVRHYDQERHLKERINYHEGQPHGPAEFYKEGRMLMSTHYIQGKPHGFTTYYDEAGLVRARVNFENGQKHGIATAYDRYGRPQRILQYHYGKLHGPALAYYPDGSLLEEGNYVNHLRHGQFHYYHQNGQVLRIHHYVHGRIVNKPETFDHKGRPLKVI, from the coding sequence ATGAAAAGTGATCATATGGAGGAATCTCAAATTAAAGAAGGAAGTCTAGGTCCTATTGATGCGCCAGAACATCCCGCCCTTCAAGATATTCATTTTATAGATAAGCTTCCAAAAAAACGGATTTTTGGGGAAAATCTTGAGGGGAAACTCACTGGCGTTGTGGAACATTATGATGATCTTGGAAATCTTGCATCCGTCCAAAATTTTATTGATGGAAAACTTAATGGGGAAGTTCGTCATTATGATCAGGAGCGTCATTTAAAAGAGCGGATTAATTATCACGAAGGGCAACCTCATGGTCCTGCAGAGTTTTATAAAGAGGGGCGCATGTTGATGTCCACACATTACATTCAAGGAAAGCCCCATGGATTTACGACTTATTATGATGAGGCGGGATTGGTGAGGGCGCGTGTTAATTTTGAAAATGGTCAAAAGCATGGAATTGCAACCGCCTATGATCGATATGGAAGACCTCAAAGGATTCTTCAATATCATTATGGAAAACTTCATGGTCCAGCCTTGGCTTATTATCCTGATGGGTCCTTGCTCGAGGAAGGAAATTATGTAAATCATTTGCGTCATGGACAATTTCATTATTACCATCAAAATGGACAAGTCCTCCGGATACATCATTATGTTCATGGTCGCATTGTGAACAAACCAGAGACATTTGATCATAAAGGTCGCCCCTTGAAAGTCATCTAA